From Paenibacillus sp. PK3_47, the proteins below share one genomic window:
- a CDS encoding methyl-accepting chemotaxis protein: MALRKIREEESGSMQRTELRAVENSREQKPSGAAGIGKVRFNMGIRGKLYMSVILSVVAIFVIVSVVIYSNAKRIITEDLNSSLTYEKEKISAKVEQMLQPAADSVELLNANAYVRNFISQADSADTLKTMDGYSELVRTLNLIKNNNKDLLNVYVGLDGLNKLITQDEFEPPADFNLKERSWYTVTAQNKQTTVTDPYIDAGTGKMVVSVTSPILDDSGKLLGVAGADISTEQITAALGTFNYKGSGFAVLIDKNGTFIYHPESDNILLQKMSDLGEDWKAAGEVMLQWGSDVIQHDIGGEASYVSYAPVAGNQWAVALIVPEKDAGKQLRTFQLIFVLSTAASILVMAVLLYWVSGSILKQIPGLTAAFRSAMSGDMSARAEIQGAGEIGLLADGFNAMIASQQSLIREIMQNSKSISGAVGNTERNISALDGSISEISAITEELSAGMQQTAASMEEMNASTNEIEHAVSGIARKAQEGAEAARAINERASRLREGAVTSRQQADIVYGQSEEKLRSAIEQSKSISQISVLSGAILDIAAQTNLLALNASIEAARAGEAGRGFAVVAEEIRKLAESSRGTVTEIQEVTEGIVLAVSGLAEGAEHILQFMNRQVLKDYDSMQQTGSQYSEDARYIDELVTDFSATSEELLASIQSMLTAIGETSAAANEAAEGAGSIAAQAEMIIGKSGGIVAEMEDIRNSSAGLLNSVSRFKGIA; the protein is encoded by the coding sequence ATGGCACTGAGAAAGATTAGGGAAGAGGAAAGCGGGAGCATGCAGCGGACGGAGCTTAGGGCAGTGGAGAACAGCAGGGAGCAGAAGCCATCCGGAGCAGCAGGGATAGGGAAAGTTCGGTTTAATATGGGAATCCGCGGCAAGCTGTATATGTCCGTGATTCTGTCTGTAGTTGCAATATTCGTCATCGTATCTGTAGTGATCTACAGCAATGCCAAAAGGATTATCACCGAAGACCTGAACAGCTCCCTGACTTATGAAAAAGAGAAAATAAGCGCAAAAGTTGAGCAGATGCTGCAGCCTGCTGCAGACAGTGTGGAACTGCTGAACGCCAACGCCTATGTACGGAATTTCATCTCACAGGCAGATTCAGCCGATACACTCAAAACAATGGACGGCTACAGTGAGCTTGTACGCACGCTGAACCTGATCAAGAACAACAACAAGGACCTGCTGAATGTGTATGTAGGACTGGACGGACTGAACAAGCTGATTACCCAGGATGAGTTCGAGCCGCCGGCTGATTTTAACCTCAAGGAACGCAGCTGGTATACGGTAACGGCACAGAATAAGCAGACAACGGTTACAGACCCGTATATCGATGCCGGCACAGGCAAAATGGTAGTTAGTGTTACCTCGCCAATACTTGATGATTCCGGGAAGCTGCTCGGAGTGGCAGGGGCAGATATTTCTACAGAGCAGATTACTGCGGCACTGGGTACCTTTAATTATAAGGGCAGCGGCTTTGCTGTATTGATAGACAAGAACGGAACCTTCATCTATCACCCGGAGAGCGACAATATTCTGCTGCAAAAAATGAGTGATCTCGGCGAGGACTGGAAGGCAGCCGGTGAGGTGATGCTGCAGTGGGGTTCGGATGTCATTCAGCATGATATAGGCGGGGAAGCCAGCTATGTCTCTTATGCGCCTGTAGCCGGCAATCAGTGGGCGGTAGCCCTGATCGTACCGGAAAAAGATGCCGGGAAGCAGCTTCGGACCTTTCAGCTGATTTTTGTACTCTCGACCGCCGCCTCCATACTGGTCATGGCCGTGCTGCTCTATTGGGTCTCCGGCAGTATTCTCAAGCAAATTCCTGGACTTACGGCTGCATTCCGGAGTGCAATGTCCGGCGATATGTCTGCACGTGCCGAGATCCAGGGTGCAGGCGAAATCGGACTGCTTGCGGACGGGTTCAACGCCATGATCGCTTCACAGCAGAGCCTGATCCGTGAGATTATGCAGAATTCCAAAAGCATATCAGGTGCGGTGGGGAATACGGAACGCAATATTTCCGCACTCGACGGCAGCATCTCCGAAATTTCTGCGATTACCGAGGAGCTGTCCGCCGGAATGCAGCAGACGGCCGCCTCTATGGAAGAGATGAATGCCAGCACGAATGAGATTGAGCATGCTGTCAGCGGAATTGCCCGCAAAGCCCAGGAAGGGGCGGAAGCAGCCAGGGCTATTAATGAACGTGCGAGCCGGCTCAGAGAAGGCGCGGTGACCTCACGCCAGCAGGCTGACATAGTGTACGGACAGAGTGAGGAGAAGCTGCGCAGTGCAATCGAGCAGTCGAAGTCCATTTCGCAGATCAGCGTACTGTCAGGAGCGATTCTGGACATCGCCGCCCAGACCAACCTGCTGGCGCTCAACGCATCGATAGAGGCGGCAAGAGCCGGTGAGGCGGGACGGGGCTTTGCTGTAGTGGCCGAGGAGATCCGCAAGCTGGCCGAGAGTTCGCGGGGAACGGTAACTGAAATCCAGGAGGTCACTGAAGGGATTGTCCTGGCGGTATCCGGACTGGCAGAAGGGGCAGAGCATATTCTGCAATTCATGAACCGGCAGGTGCTGAAGGATTATGATTCGATGCAGCAAACCGGATCGCAGTACAGCGAAGATGCCAGATACATTGATGAGCTGGTGACAGACTTCAGTGCGACTTCCGAGGAGCTCCTCGCCTCTATCCAGAGCATGCTTACGGCGATTGGGGAGACCAGTGCGGCAGCGAACGAAGCTGCCGAGGGAGCAGGAAGCATTGCGGCCCAGGCGGAAATGATCATCGGCAAGTCCGGAGGGATCGTGGCCGAGATGGAGGATATCAGGAACAGCTCGGCCGGACTGCTGAACAGTGTATCGAGATTTAAAGGGATAGCGTAA
- the ilvA gene encoding threonine ammonia-lyase IlvA, whose product MREGETRIVGMEDIVRAHHVLREVIVRTPLQLDAVLSARYGCNVYLKREDLQIVRSFKIRGAYNMIRSLSEEDRAKGIVCASAGNHAQGVAYSCKALGIKGKVYMPSTTPNQKIKQVRKFGGEFVEVILKGDTFDDAYEEALQACIDHGMTLIHPFDEPRIIAGNGTIAMEVMESLDKPADFVFVTIGGGGLAAGVATYVKTVSPATKVIGVEPTGAASMSEALERGEVVTLQEINKFVDGAAVKRVGGLTYDICSRQLDDVIKVPEGKACTTILELYTENAIVVEPAGSLPIAALEQYRDQIRGKTVVCIVSGGNNDIDRMQEIKERSLIYEGLKHYFMVNFPQRAGALREFLAEVLGPDDDITRFEYTKKNDKENGPALVGIELMHKEDYAPLIERMEQKGVDYTEINKDVNLFNMLI is encoded by the coding sequence ATGAGAGAAGGCGAAACCCGGATCGTGGGAATGGAAGATATCGTGCGGGCACATCATGTGCTGCGGGAGGTTATCGTCCGTACACCGCTGCAGCTGGATGCAGTGCTGTCGGCCAGATACGGCTGTAATGTGTATTTGAAGCGTGAGGATTTGCAGATTGTCCGTTCTTTTAAAATTCGCGGCGCGTACAATATGATCCGCAGCCTGTCCGAGGAAGACAGAGCCAAGGGAATTGTCTGTGCAAGCGCGGGCAACCACGCACAGGGTGTAGCTTATTCCTGCAAGGCGCTGGGAATCAAGGGCAAGGTATATATGCCGAGCACAACCCCGAACCAGAAGATCAAGCAGGTGCGGAAGTTCGGCGGGGAATTCGTGGAGGTCATCCTGAAAGGGGATACCTTTGATGATGCTTACGAGGAAGCGCTGCAGGCTTGTATAGATCACGGCATGACGCTGATTCATCCGTTCGATGAGCCGCGCATCATCGCCGGCAACGGAACGATTGCGATGGAGGTTATGGAAAGCCTGGACAAGCCGGCGGATTTCGTATTCGTGACCATCGGCGGAGGCGGCCTGGCCGCAGGGGTGGCTACTTATGTGAAGACGGTCAGTCCGGCCACAAAGGTGATCGGCGTAGAGCCTACAGGAGCGGCTTCGATGAGCGAAGCACTGGAGCGCGGGGAAGTGGTAACCCTGCAGGAAATCAACAAGTTCGTAGACGGCGCAGCCGTGAAGCGTGTCGGCGGGTTAACCTATGATATTTGCTCCCGCCAGCTGGATGATGTCATTAAGGTGCCGGAAGGCAAGGCCTGTACAACCATCCTGGAACTTTATACCGAGAATGCGATTGTTGTGGAACCGGCAGGCTCATTGCCGATTGCGGCGCTCGAGCAGTACCGTGACCAGATCCGCGGCAAGACGGTAGTCTGCATTGTCAGCGGCGGCAACAATGATATTGACCGGATGCAGGAGATCAAGGAACGTTCTCTCATTTATGAAGGGCTCAAGCATTATTTCATGGTCAATTTTCCGCAGCGTGCCGGTGCATTGCGCGAGTTCCTGGCCGAGGTGCTGGGACCGGATGATGACATCACCCGTTTCGAATACACCAAGAAGAACGACAAAGAGAACGGACCGGCGCTTGTCGGCATCGAGCTCATGCACAAGGAGGATTATGCCCCGCTCATCGAACGGATGGAGCAGAAGGGTGTAGATTACACGGAAATCAATAAAGATGTTAACCTGTTCAATATGCTGATTTAA
- a CDS encoding DUF1129 family protein yields the protein MIKENNALREQMTPFNRSYMEDMILAMRASRVERVRAEELLLEAAQHLLREQKKGRNAKQVFGENPEEYFGGIMNSKPARPERSKLNYYSLISVASLTCLFAVFGIGGLLVQWASGSAGMFSQISLFTLLLVGIGSIVFIELLMKWMSSLSEDDAPRPKAFNLKSLGIYIGIAVIAIFAGSLLDTFSPAIPLSPWVSLILSIAGGLSLKFIYFKS from the coding sequence ATGATTAAGGAAAATAACGCCCTGCGCGAGCAGATGACACCGTTCAACCGCTCTTATATGGAAGATATGATTCTGGCCATGCGGGCAAGCAGAGTGGAACGGGTGAGGGCGGAGGAACTGCTGCTGGAAGCGGCACAGCATCTGCTGAGGGAACAGAAAAAAGGCAGAAATGCGAAGCAGGTATTCGGGGAGAACCCGGAAGAATATTTCGGCGGGATTATGAACAGCAAGCCTGCCCGTCCCGAACGCAGCAAGCTGAACTATTACTCATTAATTTCTGTGGCATCCCTGACTTGCCTGTTCGCCGTCTTTGGAATCGGCGGGCTGCTTGTGCAGTGGGCCAGCGGTTCGGCCGGCATGTTCAGCCAAATCAGCCTGTTCACACTGCTGCTGGTAGGCATTGGCTCCATTGTTTTCATAGAGCTGCTGATGAAATGGATGTCTTCGTTGTCTGAGGATGATGCGCCCCGGCCCAAAGCCTTTAATCTCAAGAGCCTTGGCATCTATATCGGGATTGCCGTCATTGCCATATTCGCCGGTTCACTCCTGGACACGTTCTCACCGGCCATTCCGCTGTCGCCCTGGGTCAGCCTGATCCTGAGTATTGCCGGCGGGCTGAGCCTGAAATTTATTTATTTCAAATCATAA
- a CDS encoding alpha/beta fold hydrolase encodes MKRNIVIRHNQEELTASIHYPEGGKGSTGRCKDRVPLAVICHGFVGNRIGVDRIFVKAARELAKDGYMVIRFDYAGCGESSGNYGSEDMESMIAQTRTVLDYGIGSADVDPQRVTLIGHSLGGAVALLAGVRDRRVKNLVLWAAVGYPFNDIVKIVGRESYDRSVKDGSADHAGYAFTPVYFNSLAAFQPFQEAGKFSGDVLVIHGTSDDVIPVDYAFLYQKLFWTRPEGRCDKEIIFQGDHTFSSGPAQEQVLSRTREWMNQQEHVQQEWQNWMI; translated from the coding sequence ATGAAACGGAATATTGTGATCCGGCATAATCAGGAGGAGCTTACAGCAAGCATTCATTACCCTGAAGGCGGCAAAGGAAGCACCGGGCGCTGCAAGGACCGGGTGCCTCTGGCAGTCATCTGCCACGGATTTGTAGGCAACCGCATCGGTGTCGACCGGATCTTCGTCAAGGCAGCCCGCGAGCTGGCCAAAGACGGATATATGGTGATCCGTTTTGATTATGCGGGATGCGGGGAGAGCAGCGGCAATTACGGCAGCGAAGACATGGAGTCCATGATTGCCCAGACCCGTACAGTGCTGGATTACGGAATCGGCTCAGCCGATGTGGATCCGCAGCGGGTGACGCTGATCGGACACAGCCTTGGCGGCGCCGTTGCGCTCCTGGCCGGAGTCCGTGACCGCAGGGTGAAGAATCTCGTGTTATGGGCCGCAGTCGGCTACCCGTTCAATGATATCGTTAAAATTGTCGGAAGGGAGTCCTACGACCGCTCCGTGAAGGACGGTTCCGCCGATCATGCCGGGTATGCGTTCACACCGGTATATTTCAATTCGCTGGCGGCTTTCCAGCCTTTTCAGGAAGCAGGCAAGTTCAGCGGAGATGTGCTGGTCATTCACGGTACATCCGATGATGTGATCCCGGTCGATTATGCCTTCCTCTATCAGAAGCTGTTCTGGACACGTCCCGAGGGGCGGTGCGACAAAGAGATTATTTTTCAGGGAGACCACACCTTCTCTTCAGGTCCTGCACAGGAGCAGGTGCTGAGCCGGACCCGGGAATGGATGAACCAGCAGGAGCATGTGCAGCAGGAGTGGCAGAACTGGATGATCTAA
- a CDS encoding class III extradiol ring-cleavage dioxygenase has product MKLPAFFIAHGSPLLALEDNEYTRFLARLGQDLGKPRGIVVFSAHWDSPEQLITVDVQHETQHDFYGFPDEMYSLTYPAPGDPELSNRVSELFKESNLAHQPVLGRGLDHGVWVVLKKMFPQADIPVVALSVDSLRSPEEQYRIGRMLAPLRDEGVLLIGSGGLVHNLRMLKQDDQPEPWALEFDAWVSKGMEQWDLPSLFAYDKQAPHVRTAVPSYGREHFVPLFYIMGTADEGRRAQRMIQAYQYGTLSLNCWMVD; this is encoded by the coding sequence ATGAAATTACCGGCATTTTTTATTGCACACGGCTCTCCGCTTCTGGCACTGGAGGACAACGAATATACCCGTTTCCTTGCACGTCTTGGTCAGGATCTGGGAAAGCCCCGCGGTATTGTAGTGTTCTCTGCGCACTGGGACAGCCCCGAGCAGCTGATTACCGTGGATGTCCAGCACGAGACACAGCATGATTTCTATGGATTTCCGGACGAAATGTACTCGCTAACCTATCCTGCCCCGGGCGATCCTGAGTTAAGTAACCGGGTTTCAGAGCTGTTCAAAGAGAGCAACCTGGCTCACCAGCCTGTTTTGGGGCGCGGCCTTGATCATGGAGTATGGGTTGTTCTGAAAAAAATGTTCCCGCAGGCCGATATCCCGGTAGTAGCATTATCTGTGGATTCTCTGCGTTCACCGGAGGAGCAGTATAGAATCGGACGCATGCTGGCCCCGCTGCGGGATGAAGGCGTGCTGCTGATCGGAAGCGGCGGTCTGGTTCACAACCTGCGGATGCTGAAGCAGGACGATCAACCTGAGCCGTGGGCACTTGAATTTGATGCCTGGGTATCTAAAGGAATGGAACAATGGGATCTGCCCTCCCTCTTTGCTTATGACAAACAGGCGCCGCATGTCCGCACCGCGGTACCTTCTTATGGAAGGGAGCATTTTGTGCCGCTCTTCTACATCATGGGTACCGCCGATGAAGGCCGGAGGGCGCAGCGGATGATTCAGGCGTACCAATATGGAACGCTAAGCCTGAACTGCTGGATGGTTGACTAA
- a CDS encoding DUF3048 domain-containing protein gives MIKNRYTSRLISGIILAAVLLSACGTESAVEVPAPTAAPAPAPEPSPSIRPLATEAPVAGLTSKLTGLPVESSTLQRPLAVMINNAPAARPQSGISEADVLYEVLAEGGITRLIGIFQSREGVVKIGPIRSIRPYLIDIGESYGAVTVHAGGSPAAYAILQRQKKADMDEIGNAGPYFWRDKERKAPHNLYSNTAKLREGAGKLGYDGEAETPGYLFNEPDYVPTEGEAAAELSVNFLLDSYSVGYKYSPEERTYLRWVNGKPHLDLNNASPVQAANIMVIGADHKVLDDVGRLQIDVELGGQALLFQRGVVIKGKWSRMPGDMIRFVKEDGKEALMYPGVSHILIVPNAPSFSSHVEYSAIQSST, from the coding sequence ATGATCAAGAACCGTTATACTTCCCGTCTGATATCCGGCATTATTCTGGCAGCTGTCCTGCTGAGCGCATGCGGAACGGAAAGTGCAGTGGAGGTGCCTGCTCCGACTGCAGCGCCGGCTCCTGCGCCCGAGCCCAGCCCTTCCATTCGACCGCTTGCCACTGAAGCACCCGTTGCCGGATTAACCTCCAAACTCACCGGCCTGCCTGTAGAGAGCAGTACGCTGCAGCGTCCTCTGGCCGTTATGATCAACAACGCACCAGCTGCCCGGCCGCAGTCCGGGATAAGTGAGGCGGACGTTCTGTATGAAGTGCTGGCCGAAGGAGGGATTACCCGGCTGATCGGGATTTTCCAGAGCCGTGAAGGTGTGGTCAAAATCGGCCCCATCCGCAGCATCCGGCCTTACCTGATCGACATCGGTGAAAGCTACGGGGCTGTGACTGTACATGCAGGAGGAAGCCCGGCGGCTTATGCAATTCTGCAGAGACAGAAGAAAGCGGATATGGATGAGATCGGCAATGCAGGACCCTATTTTTGGCGGGACAAAGAGCGCAAAGCGCCGCATAACCTCTACAGCAATACGGCCAAGCTAAGGGAAGGGGCCGGGAAACTGGGTTATGACGGGGAGGCGGAGACGCCGGGCTATCTTTTCAATGAACCGGATTATGTTCCGACCGAAGGTGAAGCGGCAGCGGAATTAAGCGTCAACTTTCTGCTGGATAGCTACTCGGTTGGCTATAAATACAGCCCTGAAGAGCGGACCTATCTGCGCTGGGTGAACGGCAAGCCCCATCTGGACCTCAATAATGCAAGCCCGGTGCAGGCCGCCAATATCATGGTGATCGGAGCAGATCATAAAGTGCTGGATGATGTCGGCAGGCTGCAGATTGATGTCGAATTGGGCGGACAAGCGCTGCTGTTCCAGCGGGGAGTTGTCATCAAAGGCAAATGGTCGCGCATGCCGGGCGATATGATCCGTTTTGTGAAGGAGGATGGTAAGGAAGCGCTAATGTATCCGGGGGTTTCCCATATTTTGATCGTTCCCAATGCACCTTCCTTCAGCAGTCACGTAGAGTACTCAGCCATACAAAGTTCGACGTAA
- a CDS encoding DUF47 family protein has product MKLKKKDIFFETLENMADTIVQAADYFAQNIASLQNNVENFAAVMKKYESQCDSFTHTVIKELNKTFITPLERDDIMDLITSMDDVIDGLEASASRFYMYNLLEPDEYIIQFAEILRQSAYEIQKAVHLLSQKKLLAIREYTIRLNDLENQGDEVLRICTKNLFETVKDPIELIKRKELYERLETTTDKCEDVANMLESIIMRNS; this is encoded by the coding sequence ATGAAGTTGAAAAAAAAGGACATTTTCTTTGAGACCCTGGAAAATATGGCGGATACCATTGTCCAGGCTGCAGATTACTTCGCCCAGAACATCGCATCTCTCCAGAACAATGTCGAAAATTTCGCTGCAGTGATGAAGAAATACGAATCCCAATGCGATTCTTTCACCCACACTGTTATTAAGGAACTGAACAAAACGTTCATCACACCGCTGGAGCGCGACGACATTATGGATCTGATCACCAGCATGGATGATGTTATTGATGGTCTGGAAGCATCGGCCTCACGTTTTTATATGTATAACCTGCTCGAGCCGGATGAATATATCATACAATTCGCGGAAATTCTCCGCCAATCTGCGTACGAAATCCAGAAGGCTGTACATCTGCTGTCCCAGAAAAAATTGCTGGCCATCCGTGAATACACGATCCGCCTGAATGATCTGGAAAATCAGGGGGACGAAGTACTCCGCATCTGTACCAAGAATTTGTTCGAAACCGTTAAGGACCCGATTGAGCTGATTAAGCGCAAAGAGCTGTACGAGCGCCTTGAGACGACTACGGATAAATGTGAAGATGTAGCGAACATGCTGGAATCGATCATCATGCGCAACTCATAA
- a CDS encoding inorganic phosphate transporter: MDTSLLVLGFVIFLALAFDFINGFHDTANAIATSVSTRALKPRTAIILAATMNFVGALMFTGVAKKIGGSITDPTLLDNGIDVLIATLLAAIIWNLITWWLGIPSSSSHALIGALAGAVYVGAGTEHIKWDGFIEIVEGLIFSPLIAFVVGYIVMLVLKWIFAKRSPHTVNKGFRSMQVLTAALQSFTHGTNDAQKAMGIITFALVTSGRLDTMEVPLWVKIAAATAMALGTSIGGWKIIKTMGTKIFKIEPINGFAADISAASVIFSATLMHLPVSSTHAITSAILGVGSAKRFSAVKWGVAGRIVITWFITIPISAVLAGLIFKLFL; the protein is encoded by the coding sequence ATGGATACATCATTATTAGTACTCGGTTTTGTTATATTTCTCGCACTTGCGTTCGATTTCATTAATGGTTTCCATGACACCGCCAACGCAATTGCCACTTCCGTCTCCACACGGGCATTGAAGCCGCGCACAGCTATTATTCTGGCGGCAACGATGAACTTTGTAGGGGCACTAATGTTTACAGGGGTTGCCAAAAAGATCGGCGGAAGCATTACAGATCCCACACTGCTCGATAACGGGATCGATGTGCTGATCGCTACTCTTCTGGCGGCAATTATCTGGAATCTGATCACCTGGTGGCTGGGGATTCCATCATCCTCTTCCCATGCGCTTATCGGGGCCTTGGCCGGAGCAGTGTATGTTGGAGCCGGTACAGAGCACATTAAATGGGATGGCTTCATCGAGATTGTGGAGGGGCTGATTTTCTCCCCGCTGATCGCTTTTGTTGTAGGTTATATTGTCATGCTGGTTCTCAAATGGATCTTTGCCAAACGCAGTCCGCATACAGTGAACAAAGGTTTCCGTTCCATGCAGGTCCTTACCGCTGCTTTGCAGTCCTTCACTCACGGTACCAACGATGCCCAGAAGGCGATGGGGATTATCACGTTTGCCCTCGTAACCTCAGGACGTCTCGATACCATGGAGGTTCCGCTGTGGGTTAAGATCGCTGCTGCTACCGCAATGGCGCTCGGAACATCCATCGGCGGCTGGAAGATCATCAAGACCATGGGTACGAAGATTTTCAAAATTGAGCCTATCAACGGCTTCGCAGCGGATATCTCTGCCGCATCTGTTATTTTCTCGGCCACGCTGATGCACCTGCCGGTAAGTTCTACGCATGCCATCACATCGGCCATTCTCGGTGTAGGCTCCGCCAAACGGTTCTCCGCAGTTAAATGGGGCGTTGCCGGACGGATTGTCATCACCTGGTTCATCACCATTCCGATCAGTGCAGTGCTGGCGGGACTTATCTTCAAGCTTTTCTTATAA
- a CDS encoding amino acid ABC transporter ATP-binding protein, whose amino-acid sequence MIDFIQVDKHYGHFHVLKNIDLHVQEGEVVVVVGPSGSGKSTMLRCINRLETITSGGLTVDGITVNERKTDINKLRKEIGMVFQHFNLYPHKKVIDNITLAPIKVLGLSKAEAEQTAMYYLEKVGIADKAQSYPSQLSGGQQQRVAIARGLAMKPKIMLFDEPTSALDPEMVGEVLDVMRTLAQEGMTMVVVTHEMGFAREVADRVIFMDQGQIVEEAAPEQFFASPREERTRTFLSRVLSH is encoded by the coding sequence TTGATCGACTTTATCCAAGTAGACAAACATTATGGACATTTTCATGTGCTGAAGAACATTGACCTGCATGTGCAAGAAGGGGAAGTGGTTGTTGTGGTCGGTCCTTCCGGCTCCGGTAAAAGCACAATGCTGCGCTGCATCAACCGGCTGGAGACGATTACGAGCGGCGGATTAACCGTTGATGGTATAACTGTAAATGAACGCAAGACAGATATCAACAAGCTGCGCAAGGAAATCGGGATGGTATTCCAGCATTTTAACCTGTATCCGCACAAAAAGGTAATCGACAACATCACGCTCGCCCCGATCAAGGTGCTTGGATTGTCCAAAGCCGAAGCAGAGCAGACAGCCATGTATTATCTCGAAAAAGTAGGGATTGCCGATAAAGCGCAGTCCTACCCTTCACAGCTCTCCGGCGGCCAGCAGCAGCGTGTAGCGATTGCCCGGGGACTCGCGATGAAGCCCAAAATCATGCTGTTCGACGAACCGACCTCGGCCCTGGACCCCGAAATGGTCGGCGAGGTGCTCGATGTAATGCGCACACTGGCTCAAGAAGGAATGACGATGGTGGTGGTGACGCATGAAATGGGTTTTGCCCGCGAGGTAGCCGACAGGGTCATCTTTATGGATCAGGGCCAGATTGTGGAGGAAGCAGCGCCGGAGCAGTTTTTTGCCAGTCCCCGTGAAGAGCGGACCCGTACTTTTCTAAGCCGTGTATTAAGTCATTAA
- a CDS encoding glutamate ABC transporter substrate-binding protein encodes MSKRFKLMSVMMIAAMLVIAGCGNNNAGGNNTGNSNAGGNNTAAAGSTDSEAIAKIKERGKLLVGVKYDTRLFGLKDPASGNVEGFDIDISKAIAKHILGDENAIELKEVTSKTRIPMLNNGEIDMVVATMTITEERKKEVDFSDVYFQAGQSLLVKKGSPITGLEDVTKDTKILGSKGATSIKNIKEKVPGVTVLEFDNYQDAFSALKAGQGDALTTDDAILYGMASQDEGYEVVGEPFTDEPYGIAVQKGNTDVVQAINDTLTELKANGEYDAIYTKWIGKAPAK; translated from the coding sequence ATATCCAAACGCTTCAAACTGATGAGTGTGATGATGATTGCCGCAATGCTGGTGATTGCCGGGTGCGGTAACAACAATGCCGGAGGTAATAACACCGGAAACAGCAATGCAGGCGGTAATAACACTGCTGCCGCAGGTTCCACGGATTCCGAAGCGATCGCCAAAATCAAAGAACGCGGCAAGCTGCTCGTAGGCGTGAAATACGACACCAGACTGTTCGGGCTGAAGGATCCGGCGTCCGGTAATGTGGAGGGTTTTGACATCGATATTTCCAAAGCCATTGCCAAGCACATCCTCGGCGACGAAAATGCGATTGAGCTGAAGGAGGTTACCTCCAAAACACGGATTCCGATGCTGAACAACGGTGAGATCGATATGGTTGTGGCGACGATGACGATTACTGAAGAGCGCAAAAAGGAAGTTGACTTCTCCGATGTCTACTTCCAGGCCGGTCAATCGCTGCTGGTCAAAAAGGGCAGTCCGATCACCGGGCTTGAGGATGTAACCAAGGATACCAAAATCCTCGGCTCCAAAGGCGCCACCTCGATCAAGAACATCAAAGAAAAGGTGCCGGGTGTAACCGTCCTTGAATTCGATAACTACCAGGATGCCTTCAGCGCCCTGAAGGCTGGCCAAGGTGATGCGCTTACGACCGATGATGCCATCCTTTATGGTATGGCTTCGCAGGATGAAGGATATGAAGTAGTCGGCGAGCCTTTCACCGATGAACCTTACGGCATTGCTGTACAAAAAGGCAACACCGATGTCGTTCAGGCCATTAATGATACATTGACTGAACTAAAAGCAAACGGCGAATACGACGCCATCTACACCAAGTGGATTGGTAAAGCTCCGGCGAAGTAA